The following are encoded together in the Montipora capricornis isolate CH-2021 chromosome 5, ASM3666992v2, whole genome shotgun sequence genome:
- the LOC138050110 gene encoding eukaryotic translation initiation factor 5B-like, whose translation MGKGVSSVHNKKVTQLIVEELCRQPGRGFARAVVEKTAKKYHEHIRRSALGKITDEIRMKKRINLRKERKYERRKCQVKDEKEAHAFSKLTKEHMSTDDDANSSEGEEGWVSRPPSYRSQLLTHFLNKLDKRYQKAESSVNKRWKRTNARQGEKSEKEPPNGTPKWALSDEWKALLEQRNEEAQRNDADSEEEEDDNMREEEAEDGESSGEDTEWEETEN comes from the exons atGGGAAAGGG GGTCAGCAGTGTTCACAACAAAAAGGTCACTCAGCTTATTGTAGAAGAGCTTTGTCGCCAACCGGGAAGAGGATTTGCCAGAGCTGTTGTTGAAA AAACAGCCAAAAAGTACCATGAACACATCCGCAGAAGTGCCTTGGGAAAAATTACTGACGAGATTAGAATGAAGAAGAGAATAAACCTTAGAAAAGAGAGG AAATACGAAAGGAGAAAGTGCCAGGTAAAGGATGAAAAGGAGGCCCACGCCTTTTCAAAATTGACGAAAGAACACATGTCTACGGACGATGATGCTAACAGTAGTGAAGGTGAAGAGGGATGGGTTTCAAGGCCCCCTAGTTACAGAAGTCAATTGCTGACTCACTTTCTAAACAA ACTCGATAAGAGATACCAAAAAGCTGAGAGCTCAGTAAACAAGCGATGGAAGAGAACAAACGCAAGACAAGGGGAGAAATCGGAAAAAGAGCCTCCAAACGGTACGCCCAAGTGGGCACTTTCCGATGAGTGGAAGGCCCTCCTTGAACAAAGAAATGAGGAGGCGCAGAG AAACGATGCAGATTCCGAAGAGGAGGAAGATGACAACATGAGGGAAGAGGAAGCGGAAGATGGCGAAAGTTCAGGAGAGGATACTGAATGGGAAGAGACAGAAAATTAG